A single window of Populus nigra chromosome 17, ddPopNigr1.1, whole genome shotgun sequence DNA harbors:
- the LOC133676978 gene encoding putative SWI/SNF-related matrix-associated actin-dependent regulator of chromatin subfamily A member 3-like 1, with protein MTILHALMCVMQVPAKFPCPLTLSYHEDLIDVLREDEDFDCAICYCPPTDAVITICKHVICKRCIRTCLQRTRTSCPICRGRLSMSDLFSAPLESSDPEDPRKSTAIIPSKVSTLIKLLKESMDGRPASKSVVFTIFQKMLVLLEAPLKDAGFNVLRLDALTDARRRGGIIKKFRSAGQNTVLLANVKVSGAGINLTAASKVYFMEPWRNSEFEEQAIDRVHQYGQEKNVIIVRLIVQDSIEERILMMQERKKQAIEAFGMRGPKERREVSLEDLCSLLSLE; from the exons ATGACGATTCTCCATGCGTTGATGTGTGTCATGCAAGTGCCAGCCAAGTTTCCATGTCCATTGACTTTATCCTACC ATGAAGATTTGATCGATGTGCTTCGCGAAGATGAAGATTTTGACTGTGCAATTTGTTATTGTCCACCAACTGATGCTGTGATCACAATATGTAAACATGTAATTTGCAAAAGATGCATTCGGACTTGCCTGCAGAGAACCAGAACCAGCTGCCCAATTTGTCGTGGTCGTCTTTCTATGTCTGACCTGTTCTCAGCTCCTCTTGAATCTTCCGATCCTGAAGATCCTAGAAAATCTACAGCAATAATTCCTTCCAAAGTCTCAACTCTCATAAAACTCCTGAAGGAATCTATGGATGGGAGACCAGCCAGTAAATCAGTGGTTTTTACAATATTCCAGAAGATGTTGGTACTACTTGAAGCGCCACTGAAAGACGCTGGCTTCAATGTATTGCGGTTGGATGCATTAACAGATGCTAGAAGGAGAGGTGGAATAATCAAGAAATTTCGATCAGCAGGACAAAACACAGTTCTGCTTGCGAACGTTAAAGTTTCAGGAGCCGGCATAAACCTCACAGCTGCTTCCAAAGTCTACTTCATGGAGCCGTGGAGGAACTCAGAATTTGAGGAACAGGCAATAGACCGTGTTCACCAATATGGACAGGAGAAGAATGTAATAATTGTTAGATTGATTGTTCAAGATAGCATTGAAGAAAGGATATTGATGATGCAGGAAAGGAAGAAACAGGCAATTGAAGCTTTCGGAATGCGGGGACCCAAGGAACGACGCGAGGTTAGCTTAGAAGACCTCTGTAGCCTCTTATCCTTGGAATAA